A window of the Henckelia pumila isolate YLH828 chromosome 3, ASM3356847v2, whole genome shotgun sequence genome harbors these coding sequences:
- the LOC140887932 gene encoding protein FAR1-RELATED SEQUENCE 5-like isoform X1 → MTEAPSFSYDAGVALDLEGTSPCQQVSSCSKDGMDIDSESTYSCLNASSDKNSVDSEGEPEFTSRDDSSIDHVEFNKCTGHEGQIPEICTIDKNDHCPVVSDYNQVETDVEDKHVPETLESHCSASSVSIQGINDEGDVYVVPKLGVEFDSEDHAYKCYNKYALMEGFSIRKDFINRSKVTGLVVSRRYTCHRQGYGSTKHDLNMNKPRKETRTGCLAHMTITRQPNGKYRVIHFETNHNHIFVTPLTAHLLPSQKRISFVEAVEAESSSNPVPYGVPKLGMSFDSEDHAYEFYNSYAGRMGFSVRKDYVNRSKIDGTVASRRYTCFREGYRQKDKRGFKVKRPRKETRVGCMAQLVISRQADGRYRATHFEEHHNHELVPACKVRTLRSQKRSSQTLESSASECSGMQPKSLADLLLTGVGAPDIFSCDPLDHEMILTSKHAWNIKQEEAASIHRYFQTKKLKEPSFSFSIQLDVEEQMTNFFWADEKMMVDYGDFGDVVCFDTTYCLNRDQRPLVLFLGTNNHRQVLVFGAAFLYDDTVQSFKWLFRTFIKSMAGRKPKTILTDQGSVISEAIVSELPDSDHRLCTWQVYQNTLKQLSEVVANSDSFASDLCGCFFNPDKEEFISSWKGLLDTYGLWENEWLHRKFELHEKWALSYGKHVFSADIETVLLSEDSITSFRKSLKPESHILQYVKHFGRVVNDWRYKELEANYDMGQQVPKLMGDIIMLKQVRDLYTPIIFELFHREYENFLNLVVNQCVDSASSVEYIVCSYGQVRGFEVLYTAEYDSVVCGCMKFQSVGILCSHALKVLDCRNVKIVPSQYILKRWTRDARA, encoded by the coding sequence ATGACCGAGGCTCCAAGTTTTTCCTATGATGCTGGGGTTGCCCTTGACCTTGAAGGTACGTCACCGTGTCAACAAGTTTCCTCTTGTAGCAAAGATGGAATGGACATAGATAGCGAGAGCACATATAGCTGTCTGAATGCTTCATCTGACAAAAATAGTGTTGATAGTGAAGGCGAACCCGAGTTCACTAGCCGTGATGATTCATCCATTGATCATGTTGAGTTCAACAAATGTACTGGACATGAAGGTCAAATCCCAGAAATATGCACTATTGACAAGAATGATCATTGCCCTGTTGTGTCCGATTATAACCAGGTGGAAACGGATGTGGAGGATAAGCACGTGCCTGAAACACTCGAATCCCATTGCAGTGCTTCATCTGTATCAATTCAAGGGATAAATGATGAAGGTGATGTGTATGTAGTGCCAAAGCTTGGTGTGGAATTCGATTCTGAAGACCACGCATACAAGTGTTATAATAAATATGCTCTCATGGAAGGATTCAGCATTCGGAAAGATTTTATAAATAGGAGTAAAGTTACAGGTTTAGTGGTATCGAGAAGGTATACCTGCCATAGGCAAGGCTATGGATCTACCAAGCATGATTTGAACATGAATAAACCCCGGAAAGAAACTCGAACTGGTTGTCTGGCACATATGACAATTACACGTCAACCCAACGGAAAATATCGGGTCATTCATTTTGAGACAAATCACAATCATATATTTGTGACTCCACTCACAGCTCATTTATTACCCTCACAGAAAAGAATATCATTTGTTGAAGCTGTTGAGGCAGAATCATCTAGTAATCCAGTGCCATATGGGGTTCCAAAACTAGGTATGAGTTTTGACTCAGAAGATCATGCTTATGAGTTCTATAATTCATATGCTGGACGAATGGGTTTCAGTGTTCGGAAGGATTATGTCAACAGGAGTAAAATTGACGGTACTGTGGCATCTAGAAGATATACATGTTTCCGAGAAGGCTATCGACAGAAAGACAAGAGAGGTTTTAAAGTGAAGAGACCTCGAAAAGAAACGAGAGTTGGGTGCATGGCACAATTAGTCATTTCACGTCAGGCTGATGGAAGGTACCGTGCCACCCACTTCGAAGAACACCATAATCACGAACTTGTGCCCGCATGTAAAGTACGAACGCTAAGATCACAGAAGAGGTCGTCACAAACATTAGAAAGCAGTGCATCAGAGTGTTCTGGCATGCAACCAAAATCACTTGCCGATTTGTTATTAACTGGAGTAGGGGCTCCAGACATTTTTAGTTGTGATCCCTTGGATCATGAGATGATTCTTACATCAAAACATGCCTGGAACATAAAGCAAGAAGAAGCAGCAAGTATTCACCGGTACTTTCAGACCAAGAAATTGAAGGAGCCTTCATTTTCTTTCAGTATACAGCTTGACGTAGAAGAGCAAATGACTAATTTCTTTTGGGCTGATGAGAAAATGATGGTGGACTACGGTGATTTTGGCGACGTGGTTTGCTTTGATACAACTTACTGTTTGAACCGAGATCAGCGGCCTTTAGTACTGTTTTTAGGAACAAATAATCACAGGCAGGTGCTGGTTTTTGGTGCTGCATTTCTATATGATGATACGGTGCAGTCTTTTAAGTGGCTATTCCGAACTTTCATTAAATCAATGGCTGGAAGAAAACCTAAAACCATACTCACTGACCAAGGTTCTGTCATTTCTGAGGCAATTGTCTCTGAGCTTCCTGATTCTGACCACCGCTTGTGCACATGGCAAGTATACCAGAACACACTCAAACAACTTAGTGAAGTAGTAGCCAACTCAGATTCTTTTGCAAGCGATTTGTGTGGTTGCTTCTTTAATCCTGACAAAGAAGAATTCATTAGTTCTTGGAAAGGTTTGCTGGATACCTATGGCCTCTGGGAAAACGAATGGTTGCACAGAAAATTCGAGTTACATGAGAAGTGGGCTTTATCATATGGTAAGCATGTCTTTTCAGCCGATATAGAAACTGTATTACTATCCGAGGATTCCATTACCAGCTTCAGAAAGTCCCTTAAACCTGAATCACATATTCTCCAATATGTCAAGCATTTTGGTAGAGTGGTGAATGACTGGCGCTACAAAGAATTGGAAGCTAATTATGATATGGGTCAGCAGGTTCCTAAACTGATGGGGGACATCATAATGCTGAAGCAGGTGAGGGACCTATACACACCAATAATTTTTGAACTGTTTCATAGAGAATATGAAAATTTTCTAAATCTTGTGGTTAACCAATGTGTTGATTCTGCGTCCTCTGTGGAGTATATAGTCTGTTCATATGGTCAGGTTCGAGGATTTGAGGTTTTGTACACCGCGGAATATGATTCAGTTGTATGCGGTTGCATGAAGTTTCAGTCGGTCGGGATTTTGTGTAGCCATGCATTGAAAGTTCTGGATTGCAGGAATGTGAAGATAGTTCCAAGTCAATATATTTTGAAGCGATGGACGAGAGATGCGAGGGCCTAA
- the LOC140887932 gene encoding protein FAR1-RELATED SEQUENCE 5-like isoform X2, with protein sequence MTEAPSFSYDAGVALDLEGEPEFTSRDDSSIDHVEFNKCTGHEGQIPEICTIDKNDHCPVVSDYNQVETDVEDKHVPETLESHCSASSVSIQGINDEGDVYVVPKLGVEFDSEDHAYKCYNKYALMEGFSIRKDFINRSKVTGLVVSRRYTCHRQGYGSTKHDLNMNKPRKETRTGCLAHMTITRQPNGKYRVIHFETNHNHIFVTPLTAHLLPSQKRISFVEAVEAESSSNPVPYGVPKLGMSFDSEDHAYEFYNSYAGRMGFSVRKDYVNRSKIDGTVASRRYTCFREGYRQKDKRGFKVKRPRKETRVGCMAQLVISRQADGRYRATHFEEHHNHELVPACKVRTLRSQKRSSQTLESSASECSGMQPKSLADLLLTGVGAPDIFSCDPLDHEMILTSKHAWNIKQEEAASIHRYFQTKKLKEPSFSFSIQLDVEEQMTNFFWADEKMMVDYGDFGDVVCFDTTYCLNRDQRPLVLFLGTNNHRQVLVFGAAFLYDDTVQSFKWLFRTFIKSMAGRKPKTILTDQGSVISEAIVSELPDSDHRLCTWQVYQNTLKQLSEVVANSDSFASDLCGCFFNPDKEEFISSWKGLLDTYGLWENEWLHRKFELHEKWALSYGKHVFSADIETVLLSEDSITSFRKSLKPESHILQYVKHFGRVVNDWRYKELEANYDMGQQVPKLMGDIIMLKQVRDLYTPIIFELFHREYENFLNLVVNQCVDSASSVEYIVCSYGQVRGFEVLYTAEYDSVVCGCMKFQSVGILCSHALKVLDCRNVKIVPSQYILKRWTRDARA encoded by the exons ATGACCGAGGCTCCAAGTTTTTCCTATGATGCTGGGGTTGCCCTTGACCTTGAAG GCGAACCCGAGTTCACTAGCCGTGATGATTCATCCATTGATCATGTTGAGTTCAACAAATGTACTGGACATGAAGGTCAAATCCCAGAAATATGCACTATTGACAAGAATGATCATTGCCCTGTTGTGTCCGATTATAACCAGGTGGAAACGGATGTGGAGGATAAGCACGTGCCTGAAACACTCGAATCCCATTGCAGTGCTTCATCTGTATCAATTCAAGGGATAAATGATGAAGGTGATGTGTATGTAGTGCCAAAGCTTGGTGTGGAATTCGATTCTGAAGACCACGCATACAAGTGTTATAATAAATATGCTCTCATGGAAGGATTCAGCATTCGGAAAGATTTTATAAATAGGAGTAAAGTTACAGGTTTAGTGGTATCGAGAAGGTATACCTGCCATAGGCAAGGCTATGGATCTACCAAGCATGATTTGAACATGAATAAACCCCGGAAAGAAACTCGAACTGGTTGTCTGGCACATATGACAATTACACGTCAACCCAACGGAAAATATCGGGTCATTCATTTTGAGACAAATCACAATCATATATTTGTGACTCCACTCACAGCTCATTTATTACCCTCACAGAAAAGAATATCATTTGTTGAAGCTGTTGAGGCAGAATCATCTAGTAATCCAGTGCCATATGGGGTTCCAAAACTAGGTATGAGTTTTGACTCAGAAGATCATGCTTATGAGTTCTATAATTCATATGCTGGACGAATGGGTTTCAGTGTTCGGAAGGATTATGTCAACAGGAGTAAAATTGACGGTACTGTGGCATCTAGAAGATATACATGTTTCCGAGAAGGCTATCGACAGAAAGACAAGAGAGGTTTTAAAGTGAAGAGACCTCGAAAAGAAACGAGAGTTGGGTGCATGGCACAATTAGTCATTTCACGTCAGGCTGATGGAAGGTACCGTGCCACCCACTTCGAAGAACACCATAATCACGAACTTGTGCCCGCATGTAAAGTACGAACGCTAAGATCACAGAAGAGGTCGTCACAAACATTAGAAAGCAGTGCATCAGAGTGTTCTGGCATGCAACCAAAATCACTTGCCGATTTGTTATTAACTGGAGTAGGGGCTCCAGACATTTTTAGTTGTGATCCCTTGGATCATGAGATGATTCTTACATCAAAACATGCCTGGAACATAAAGCAAGAAGAAGCAGCAAGTATTCACCGGTACTTTCAGACCAAGAAATTGAAGGAGCCTTCATTTTCTTTCAGTATACAGCTTGACGTAGAAGAGCAAATGACTAATTTCTTTTGGGCTGATGAGAAAATGATGGTGGACTACGGTGATTTTGGCGACGTGGTTTGCTTTGATACAACTTACTGTTTGAACCGAGATCAGCGGCCTTTAGTACTGTTTTTAGGAACAAATAATCACAGGCAGGTGCTGGTTTTTGGTGCTGCATTTCTATATGATGATACGGTGCAGTCTTTTAAGTGGCTATTCCGAACTTTCATTAAATCAATGGCTGGAAGAAAACCTAAAACCATACTCACTGACCAAGGTTCTGTCATTTCTGAGGCAATTGTCTCTGAGCTTCCTGATTCTGACCACCGCTTGTGCACATGGCAAGTATACCAGAACACACTCAAACAACTTAGTGAAGTAGTAGCCAACTCAGATTCTTTTGCAAGCGATTTGTGTGGTTGCTTCTTTAATCCTGACAAAGAAGAATTCATTAGTTCTTGGAAAGGTTTGCTGGATACCTATGGCCTCTGGGAAAACGAATGGTTGCACAGAAAATTCGAGTTACATGAGAAGTGGGCTTTATCATATGGTAAGCATGTCTTTTCAGCCGATATAGAAACTGTATTACTATCCGAGGATTCCATTACCAGCTTCAGAAAGTCCCTTAAACCTGAATCACATATTCTCCAATATGTCAAGCATTTTGGTAGAGTGGTGAATGACTGGCGCTACAAAGAATTGGAAGCTAATTATGATATGGGTCAGCAGGTTCCTAAACTGATGGGGGACATCATAATGCTGAAGCAGGTGAGGGACCTATACACACCAATAATTTTTGAACTGTTTCATAGAGAATATGAAAATTTTCTAAATCTTGTGGTTAACCAATGTGTTGATTCTGCGTCCTCTGTGGAGTATATAGTCTGTTCATATGGTCAGGTTCGAGGATTTGAGGTTTTGTACACCGCGGAATATGATTCAGTTGTATGCGGTTGCATGAAGTTTCAGTCGGTCGGGATTTTGTGTAGCCATGCATTGAAAGTTCTGGATTGCAGGAATGTGAAGATAGTTCCAAGTCAATATATTTTGAAGCGATGGACGAGAGATGCGAGGGCCTAA